Proteins co-encoded in one Eremothecium sinecaudum strain ATCC 58844 chromosome VI, complete sequence genomic window:
- the GLC8 gene encoding PP1-complex regulatory subunit GLC8 (Syntenic homolog of Ashbya gossypii AGL341C; Syntenic homolog of Saccharomyces cerevisiae YMR311C (GLC8)): MGGILKNKSALKEEEEQAFDAESVTEFRQQVLKNTRLNAQLTSRQGSDGSLPISSPVKGGVPKDTLSLKREQDQKEALQWNQVNLDENEIAKLEFQSVHVDEPKTPYQGAIDPNGEYYRHDDEDDLESLTLGEPQYRASEQPGEDDISDDQEHEDCDSVTIDKRKKFAEMRKKHYDVREVFNNRQNYGSDEEE, encoded by the coding sequence ATGGGTGGAATTCTTAAAAACAAGTCAGCTCTTAaggaagaggaagaacAAGCCTTCGATGCTGAATCAGTGACCGAGTTCAGACAACAAGTCCTAAAAAACACAAGGTTAAATGCACAATTGACAAGCAGACAAGGTAGTGATGGATCACTCCCAATTTCTTCGCCGGTCAAGGGTGGCGTCCCCAAAGATACTCTATCTTTGAAGCGTGAACAAGATCAAAAAGAGGCCCTTCAGTGGAATCAAGTAAATTTAGACGAAAATGAAATCGCAAAGTTAGAGTTTCAATCTGTTCACGTTGATGAACCTAAGACGCCGTATCAAGGAGCAATAGACCCAAATGGGGAGTACTATCGGCATGACGACGAGGATGATCTTGAAAGCTTAACCCTAGGAGAGCCACAATATCGTGCCTCAGAACAACCTGGTGAAGATGATATTTCAGATGATCAAGAGCATGAAGATTGTGATAGCGTAACTATTGATAAACGTAAGAAGTTTGCAGAAATGAGGAAGAAACACTACGATGTGAGGGAGGTGTTCAATAATCGTCAAAATTACGGGAGCGATGAAGAGGAATAA
- a CDS encoding RNA methyltransferase (Syntenic homolog of Ashbya gossypii AGL342C; Syntenic homolog of Saccharomyces cerevisiae YMR310C and YGR283C), whose protein sequence is MRSKRIASSTGSASKTVSKKPKLDQKSTIKKTQNDKKVPKLPPKAVKKILKLTSKTVNYTLCIPTSILDNCSNLEQITHTIYQVAKSATLFNAWEIIVLDLGDSLEKQHKGDLEGKKAPQKKIKFNEPAASVALTASTDKAAASSSSSSTRKKLTRAMLIATLLQYFVTPPYLISSVFKKKYAGYFKVAAKLPRLSALPFMRHLSDDKGRYREGLSVRMKKPTTINCSTSKTSKMQKKPYEKTSYINIGKGEYLELKGQMVPVNVRVTVDTVSRRVVSPTEAYGDYVGVNASYGYHVRVAPTFPDVFTQCGHSEGYTQAIWVNSGDFFHEENRSSIKIPRIERIIRPTDEELADGAAPSNVLLFFGKLKHLQHKFNESAEQFDGAQGVQSFFDGQLDLPGSCPEGYVCIEDSCLIALTCLNHIV, encoded by the coding sequence ATGCGATCTAAAAGGATAGCTAGTTCCACCGGATCTGCTTCTAAGACTGTTTCCAAGAAGCCTAAATTAGACCAAAAATCTACAATTAAAAAGACCCAAAATGATAAGAAAGTTCCGAAACTGCCACCAaaagctgttaagaagaTATTAAAATTAACGTCAAAAACTGTTAATTACACGCTATGCATTCCTACAAGTATTTTAGACAATTGCTCAAACTTAGAACAAATTACTCATACTATCTACCAAGTTGCAAAAAGCGCTACCCTTTTCAATGCCTGGGAGATCATTGTTCTTGACCTTGGCGACAGTCTTGAAAAACAGCACAAAGGTGATCTAGAGGGTAAGAAAGCGCCGCAGAAGAAGATCAAGTTCAATGAGCCGGCTGCATCCGTTGCTCTAACGGCATCTACCGACAAGGCTGCTGCTTCCTCATCTTCCTCCTCGACGAGAAAAAAGCTAACACGTGCTATGCTAATCGCAACACTGCTGCAGTACTTCGTAACTCCTCCATACTTAATATCATCTGTTTTCAAGAAAAAGTATGCCGGCTATTTCAAGGTTGCTGCGAAACTCCCAAGGCTTTCAGCTCTACCGTTCATGCGCCACCTTTCAGATGACAAAGGCAGGTACAGGGAGGGGCTTTCCGTTCGCATGAAGAAGCCTACTACAATTAACTGCTCCACTAGTAAAACATCAAAGATGCAGAAAAAGCCGTACGAAAAAACCAGCTATATCAATATAGGAAAGGGCGAATATTTGGAGCTAAAAGGGCAGATGGTCCCTGTGAACGTCAGGGTTACAGTGGATACCGTTAGCCGCAGAGTAGTATCCCCAACGGAGGCCTATGGCGATTATGTAGGAGTTAACGCTTCTTATGGTTATCATGTTCGGGTTGCTCCGACATTCCCAGACGTATTCACCCAGTGTGGGCACTCCGAAGGCTATACACAGGCTATTTGGGTCAATAGCGGGGACTTTTTCCATGAAGAGAATAGATCAAGCATAAAAATCCCTCGCATAGAGCGCATTATAAGGCCTACAGATGAAGAGCTCGCCGACGGGGCTGCACCATCAAATGTATTGCTTTTCTTTGGCAAGCTCAAGCATCTTCAACACAAGTTCAACGAATCTGCAGAACAGTTTGACGGTGCACAAGGCGTCCAAAGCTTTTTCGATGGTCAACTGGACCTTCCAGGCAGTTGCCCAGAAGGCTATGTTTGCATTGAAGACAGCTGTCTCATTGCATTA